From a single Paenibacillus sp. FSL R5-0345 genomic region:
- a CDS encoding GNAT family N-acetyltransferase codes for MKITVTLTDSTTKFMINNLYPLYLHDLSEIWGNLPNQYGVYEDNETQTLNEQNKVFDIWWEKPGILYPYLIKEDGIPAGFALVATPPHTPPGCEFYLNEFCILRPFRGTGIAEHAAKEVFNLHIGKWELQTNLTTTNRRAQHFWRKTLKEYTGNSFQEECKKSFDDELKMIFNFSNG; via the coding sequence ATGAAGATCACCGTAACATTAACTGACAGCACAACGAAGTTTATGATTAATAATCTCTACCCACTATACTTACACGATCTATCAGAGATATGGGGGAACCTTCCTAATCAATACGGGGTATACGAGGATAATGAAACACAAACGCTGAATGAACAGAATAAAGTCTTCGACATCTGGTGGGAGAAGCCGGGGATTTTATATCCATATTTAATAAAGGAGGATGGAATTCCTGCTGGCTTTGCATTAGTAGCCACACCACCTCATACACCACCAGGGTGTGAATTTTATTTAAACGAATTCTGTATCCTGCGGCCCTTCCGAGGCACGGGAATCGCTGAACATGCGGCTAAGGAGGTTTTTAATCTTCATATTGGAAAATGGGAGCTACAGACGAACCTCACGACTACAAATAGGAGAGCCCAGCATTTTTGGAGAAAGACACTAAAAGAATATACTGGTAATAGCTTTCAAGAAGAATGTAAGAAGTCTTTTGATGATGAATTAAAGATGATTTTTAATTTTAGTAATGGATAA
- a CDS encoding CD3324 family protein, producing the protein MKYVNADTVFPIELLQEIQKYINGGMVYVPKPEELHVKWGEKSGSRKYLESRNIEICLRFAAGATVDQLSGEYCLSKDSIKKIVYTKK; encoded by the coding sequence ATGAAATATGTAAATGCAGATACAGTCTTCCCTATAGAGTTACTACAAGAAATACAGAAATATATAAACGGTGGTATGGTCTACGTTCCAAAGCCTGAAGAATTACATGTAAAATGGGGTGAGAAGTCAGGGAGTAGAAAATATTTGGAATCAAGAAATATTGAGATCTGCCTGAGGTTTGCTGCTGGTGCAACCGTCGACCAGCTCTCAGGTGAATACTGTCTTTCTAAAGATAGTATTAAGAAAATTGTTTATACTAAAAAATAG
- the sleB gene encoding spore cortex-lytic enzyme, with protein MKTKIFTLLLLLGLVSMATMIGSASAAPILTVGSSSGDVWDLQYRLKTLNFYTHPLDGVYGSQTKAAVAKFQKAYGLSADGVTGTKTWNALKKYTLNIEEMDILAKVIYSESRGEPYKGQVAVGAVVMNRIQSSQFPDNIKNVVFQKGAFTAVSDGQYWLTPNRTAYLAALDAVRGWDPTNNSIYYFNPDTATSAWIWTRPQNLKIGKHIFAS; from the coding sequence ATGAAGACTAAAATATTCACTTTATTGCTTCTTTTGGGTCTGGTAAGTATGGCTACTATGATCGGTTCTGCTAGTGCTGCTCCGATATTAACCGTAGGGAGCTCTTCTGGAGATGTGTGGGATCTTCAGTATCGATTAAAAACTCTGAATTTCTATACTCATCCTTTAGATGGTGTATATGGATCACAAACGAAAGCTGCCGTTGCTAAATTTCAAAAGGCCTACGGATTAAGTGCCGATGGAGTTACTGGTACAAAAACTTGGAATGCTCTAAAAAAATACACGCTTAATATTGAGGAAATGGATATTTTGGCGAAAGTAATCTACAGTGAATCGCGTGGTGAGCCTTATAAAGGACAAGTCGCAGTTGGTGCTGTAGTTATGAATCGCATACAATCTAGTCAATTCCCAGACAATATTAAAAACGTTGTATTTCAAAAAGGCGCATTTACAGCCGTATCTGACGGTCAATACTGGCTTACTCCAAACCGGACTGCCTATTTAGCTGCTCTTGATGCTGTCCGAGGTTGGGACCCAACAAACAATTCGATCTATTATTTCAATCCAGATACAGCTACTAGTGCATGGATCTGGACTCGTCCTCAGAACTTAAAAATTGGTAAGCATATATTTGCGAGTTAA
- a CDS encoding GNAT family N-acetyltransferase, translated as MEIKLVPVTFEDKAVLSNLYQLYYYDFSLFTDQDVNQHGEFEVDIDYFWEGDHRWNPYLIEISGNLAGFVVVLFENLDKDPDPTHVVYDFMILQKYRRNGIGTAAAIKTLDLFKEAKWKLAQMENNKPAIAFWRKVLKDYTKDNYTERYLSDRHKYIQAFDGRE; from the coding sequence ATGGAAATTAAACTTGTTCCAGTAACGTTTGAAGATAAAGCGGTACTGTCTAATCTATATCAACTTTACTATTATGATTTCAGTTTATTTACGGATCAAGATGTGAATCAGCATGGAGAATTCGAGGTGGATATTGATTATTTTTGGGAAGGGGATCATCGATGGAATCCTTATCTGATCGAGATTTCAGGAAACTTAGCTGGATTTGTGGTTGTACTTTTTGAAAACTTAGATAAAGACCCAGATCCAACTCATGTGGTCTATGACTTTATGATTTTGCAGAAATACAGAAGAAATGGAATAGGTACTGCTGCCGCAATAAAAACACTTGATCTATTTAAAGAAGCCAAATGGAAACTAGCTCAAATGGAAAATAATAAACCTGCTATAGCTTTCTGGCGAAAAGTGCTTAAGGATTATACAAAAGATAACTACACAGAACGTTATTTAAGTGATCGCCATAAATACATCCAAGCATTCGATGGGAGGGAGTGA